The following are encoded together in the Buteo buteo chromosome 2, bButBut1.hap1.1, whole genome shotgun sequence genome:
- the CBFA2T2 gene encoding protein CBFA2T2 isoform X1 has product MVGIPGGCQFAGEKRVPVMPGSPVEVKIQSRSSPPNMPPLPPVNPGGPRPVSFTPTALPNGINHSPPTLNGAPSPPQRFSNGPSSSSSSSLTNQQLPATCGARQLSKLKRFLTTLQQFGNDISPEIGEKVRTLVLALVNSTVTIEEFHCKLQEATNFPLRPFVIPFLKANLPLLQRELLHCARAAKQTPSQYLAQHEHILLNTNTTSPADSSELLIEVNGNGKRHSPDRREDSSFEREPLPTEPPAKRVCTISPAPRHSPALTIPLMNPGGQFHPTPPPLQHYTLEDIATSHLYRDPSKMLEHREIRDRHGGLGLNGGYQDELVDHRLTEREWADEWKHLDHALNCIMEMVEKTRRSMAVLRRCQEADREELNYWKRRCSETAEPRKAGSELISRQHSPSSSDSISSDSLREFSNRSGTGYVTEEIWKKAEEAVNEVKRQAMSEVQKAVAEAEQKAFEMIASERARMEQTIADAKRQATEDAFLVINEQEESTESCWNCGRKASETCSGCNIARYCGSFCQHKDWERHHRICGQGLHGQSKPLALPTGRSAAAAAKSLDGVPSPALEKTSATTSRSSTPASVTAIDTNGL; this is encoded by the exons TTGCTGGTGAGAAGAGGGTGCCAGTGATGCCTGGATCGCCCGTGGAAGTGAAGATACAGTCCAGATCCTCTCCTCCCAACATGCCACCGCTGCCACCTGTGAACCCTGGCGGCCCCCGGCCGGTGTCCTTCACCCCAACTGCAC TGCCCAACGGAATAAATCATTCCCCCCCAACGCTGAATGGGGCACCATCCCCACCCCAGAGGTTTAGCAAcggtccttcctcctcctcctcctcctcgctgaCGAACCAGCAGCTCCCGGCCACGTGCGGTGCCCGGCAGCTCAGCAAGCTGAAGCGCTTCCTCACTACCCTGCAGCAGTTTGGCAATGACATTTCACCAGAGATTGGGGAGAAGGTCCGGACCCTCGTCCTGGCACTAGTG aactCAACGGTGACAATCGAGGAATTTCACTGCAAGCTCCAAGAGGCGACGAACTTCCCCCTCCGGCCGTTTGTGATTCCCTTTCTGAAG GCCAACCTCCCGCTGCTGCAGAGAGAGCTGCTGCACTGCGCCCGGGCTGCCAAGCAGACGCCCTCCCAGTACCTGGCGCAGCACGAGCACATCCTGCTGAACACAAACACCACGTCCCCTGCTGACTCCTCCGAGCTGCTGATCGAGGTGAATGGGAATGGGAAGAGGCACAGTCCGGACAG AAGGGAAGACAGCAGCTTTGAGAGGGAGCCGCTGCCAACAGAGCCTCCAGCCAAGAGGGTGTGCACCATCAGCCCTGCACCccggcacagccctgccctgacAATCCCCCTGATGAATCCCGGGGGGCAgttccaccccaccccaccacccctccaGCACTACACCTTGGAAGATATCGCGACCTCCCACCTCTACAGGGACCCCAGCAAGATGTTGGAGCACAGAGAGATTCGGGACAGGCACGGCGGTCTTG GTTTGAATGGAGGATACCAGGATGAGCTGGTGGACCACCGCTTAACAGAGAGAGAGTGGGCTGATGAGTGGAAGCATCTTGATCAC GCACTGAACTGCATCATGGAGATGGTGGAGAAGACCCGGCGCTCGATGGCCGTGCTGCGGCGCTGTCAGGAGGCCGATCGGGAAGAGCTCAACTACTGGAAGAGGCGGTGCAGCGAGACGGCAGAACCGCGGAAGGCGGGCAGTGAGCTCATCTCcaggcagcacagccccagcagctccgaCTCCATCAGCAGCG ATTCATTGCGGGAGTTCAGCAACAGGTCGGGAACAGGCTACGTCACTGaagagatatggaaaaaagcTG aagaagcCGTGAATGAGGTGAAGCGCCAGGCCATGTCGGAGGTGCAGAAAGCGGTGGCGGAAGCCGAGCAGAAGGCATTTGAGATGATTGCCTCCGAGAGGGCTCGGATGGAGCAGACCATCGCAGACGCCAAGCGCCAGGCCACCGAGGATGCTTTCTTAGTGATAAATGAACAAGAGGAGTCTACGGAG AGTTGCTGGAACTGCGGTCGCAAAGCGAGCGAGACATGCAGCGGCTGCAACATCGCCCGGTACTGCGGCTCCTTCTGCCAGCACAAGGACTGGGAGAGGCACCACCGAATCTGTGGCCAAGGCCTGCACGGCCAGAGCAAGCCGCTGGCTCTGCCCACAGGCCGATCAGCAGCCGCTGCTGCCAAGAGCCTTGACGGTGTGCCCAGCCCGGCTCTCGAGAAGACTTCGGCGACCACCTCCCGGTCCTCCACCCCGGCATCCGTTACAGCAATAGATACGAACGGACTCTAA
- the CBFA2T2 gene encoding protein CBFA2T2 isoform X2: protein MPGSPVEVKIQSRSSPPNMPPLPPVNPGGPRPVSFTPTALPNGINHSPPTLNGAPSPPQRFSNGPSSSSSSSLTNQQLPATCGARQLSKLKRFLTTLQQFGNDISPEIGEKVRTLVLALVNSTVTIEEFHCKLQEATNFPLRPFVIPFLKANLPLLQRELLHCARAAKQTPSQYLAQHEHILLNTNTTSPADSSELLIEVNGNGKRHSPDRREDSSFEREPLPTEPPAKRVCTISPAPRHSPALTIPLMNPGGQFHPTPPPLQHYTLEDIATSHLYRDPSKMLEHREIRDRHGGLGLNGGYQDELVDHRLTEREWADEWKHLDHALNCIMEMVEKTRRSMAVLRRCQEADREELNYWKRRCSETAEPRKAGSELISRQHSPSSSDSISSDSLREFSNRSGTGYVTEEIWKKAEEAVNEVKRQAMSEVQKAVAEAEQKAFEMIASERARMEQTIADAKRQATEDAFLVINEQEESTESCWNCGRKASETCSGCNIARYCGSFCQHKDWERHHRICGQGLHGQSKPLALPTGRSAAAAAKSLDGVPSPALEKTSATTSRSSTPASVTAIDTNGL from the exons ATGCCTGGATCGCCCGTGGAAGTGAAGATACAGTCCAGATCCTCTCCTCCCAACATGCCACCGCTGCCACCTGTGAACCCTGGCGGCCCCCGGCCGGTGTCCTTCACCCCAACTGCAC TGCCCAACGGAATAAATCATTCCCCCCCAACGCTGAATGGGGCACCATCCCCACCCCAGAGGTTTAGCAAcggtccttcctcctcctcctcctcctcgctgaCGAACCAGCAGCTCCCGGCCACGTGCGGTGCCCGGCAGCTCAGCAAGCTGAAGCGCTTCCTCACTACCCTGCAGCAGTTTGGCAATGACATTTCACCAGAGATTGGGGAGAAGGTCCGGACCCTCGTCCTGGCACTAGTG aactCAACGGTGACAATCGAGGAATTTCACTGCAAGCTCCAAGAGGCGACGAACTTCCCCCTCCGGCCGTTTGTGATTCCCTTTCTGAAG GCCAACCTCCCGCTGCTGCAGAGAGAGCTGCTGCACTGCGCCCGGGCTGCCAAGCAGACGCCCTCCCAGTACCTGGCGCAGCACGAGCACATCCTGCTGAACACAAACACCACGTCCCCTGCTGACTCCTCCGAGCTGCTGATCGAGGTGAATGGGAATGGGAAGAGGCACAGTCCGGACAG AAGGGAAGACAGCAGCTTTGAGAGGGAGCCGCTGCCAACAGAGCCTCCAGCCAAGAGGGTGTGCACCATCAGCCCTGCACCccggcacagccctgccctgacAATCCCCCTGATGAATCCCGGGGGGCAgttccaccccaccccaccacccctccaGCACTACACCTTGGAAGATATCGCGACCTCCCACCTCTACAGGGACCCCAGCAAGATGTTGGAGCACAGAGAGATTCGGGACAGGCACGGCGGTCTTG GTTTGAATGGAGGATACCAGGATGAGCTGGTGGACCACCGCTTAACAGAGAGAGAGTGGGCTGATGAGTGGAAGCATCTTGATCAC GCACTGAACTGCATCATGGAGATGGTGGAGAAGACCCGGCGCTCGATGGCCGTGCTGCGGCGCTGTCAGGAGGCCGATCGGGAAGAGCTCAACTACTGGAAGAGGCGGTGCAGCGAGACGGCAGAACCGCGGAAGGCGGGCAGTGAGCTCATCTCcaggcagcacagccccagcagctccgaCTCCATCAGCAGCG ATTCATTGCGGGAGTTCAGCAACAGGTCGGGAACAGGCTACGTCACTGaagagatatggaaaaaagcTG aagaagcCGTGAATGAGGTGAAGCGCCAGGCCATGTCGGAGGTGCAGAAAGCGGTGGCGGAAGCCGAGCAGAAGGCATTTGAGATGATTGCCTCCGAGAGGGCTCGGATGGAGCAGACCATCGCAGACGCCAAGCGCCAGGCCACCGAGGATGCTTTCTTAGTGATAAATGAACAAGAGGAGTCTACGGAG AGTTGCTGGAACTGCGGTCGCAAAGCGAGCGAGACATGCAGCGGCTGCAACATCGCCCGGTACTGCGGCTCCTTCTGCCAGCACAAGGACTGGGAGAGGCACCACCGAATCTGTGGCCAAGGCCTGCACGGCCAGAGCAAGCCGCTGGCTCTGCCCACAGGCCGATCAGCAGCCGCTGCTGCCAAGAGCCTTGACGGTGTGCCCAGCCCGGCTCTCGAGAAGACTTCGGCGACCACCTCCCGGTCCTCCACCCCGGCATCCGTTACAGCAATAGATACGAACGGACTCTAA